A DNA window from Helianthus annuus cultivar XRQ/B chromosome 15, HanXRQr2.0-SUNRISE, whole genome shotgun sequence contains the following coding sequences:
- the LOC110913996 gene encoding uncharacterized protein LOC110913996, translating into MGKFIGLTDPDDHVRVFTSVGCMGGWNMPMWCHLFIQTLTGAARAWFYSLPPGKISSWVDFKTQFVNHFSQQRSYQRDTSEVTDIWRRENEGLEDFITRFNKECLEIGGVGEQLMRAHFKKAIRCDSLIRTITGKDGMPKEWDKVMEAAKIVAQTKESLAGAKSSYTDDRFSKKSSRNYDKRNKSKGQDCKSGKPRGYEERPRYREDARETIDRIGYRKSSQG; encoded by the coding sequence ATGGGAAAATTCATTGGTTTAACCGATCCTGACGATCATGTCAGAGTATTCACAAGTGTTGGTTGTATGGGAGGATGGAATATGCCAATGTGGTGTCATTTGTTTATCCAGACGCTTACTGGGGCTGCTCGTGCCTGGTTTTATAGCCTCCCGCCTGGAAAAATCAGTTCATGGgttgatttcaaaacacaatttGTAAACCACTTCAGCCAGCAGAGAAGCTATCAACGAGATACGTCTGAAGTAACTGATATTTGGCGCAGAGAAAATGAAGGTCTGGAAGACTTCATTACACGATTTAACAAGGAATGTTTGGAAATTGGCGGTGTAGGCGAACAACTCATGCGCGCTCACTTCAAGAAAGCCATTCGTTGTGATAGTCTCATCAGAACTATCACCGGCAAAGACGGCATGCCCAAAGAATGGGACAAGGTGATGGAAGCCGCAAAAATAGTAGCGCAAACAAAAGAGTCGCTAGCTGGAGCCAAGAGCTCATACACCGACGATCGCTTTTCCAAGAAGAGCTCGCGCAACTATGATAAGCGCAACAAAAGCAAAGGTCAAGATTGCAAATCCGGAAAACCAAGGGGTTATGAGGAGAGGCCGCGCTATAGAGAGGATGCGCGAGAGACAATTGATAGAATTGGGTATCGAAAAAGCAGTCAGGGATGA